GTTGTCGCAGCTTAATTGCGAGATCGCTGGAAAAGCCCTGTCTTGCGACGGGGCTTTTTCGTTTGTGGGGTGAGTCTCTTGCAAAACTGTTTGTATGGGCTGTCGGCGCTGCGGTTGGGGTGCGTATTCAGGTCGCTGCGCTCATTTTTGCAAGAGTCTTATGTCTTGTTTTTTTGGCTCGTCCGTATGGCGAGAGGCGTGTGTCATGAAGTTTGTTGATGAAGTATCGATTCGAGTAAAAGCTGGCGACGGCGGCAATGGCTGCATGAGTTTCCGTCGGGAAAAGTTCATTGAAAACGGCGGTCCGAACGGTGGTGATGGTGGCGACGGCGGCTCGATCTACATGCTCGCCGACGAAAACCTCAACACCCTGGTGGACTACCGTTACACCCGGCACTTCGATGCCGAGCGTGGCTCCAACGGCGGCAGCACCGACTGCACCGGCAAGAAGGGCGAAGACCTGATCCTGCGCGTGCCGGTTGGCACCACGGTGATCGATTCGGCCACCCAGGAAGTCATTGGCGACCTGACCAAGGCTGGCCAGCGTCTGCTGGTCGCCCATGGCGGTTGGCACGGCCTGGGTAACACCCGTTTCAAGTCGAGTACCAATCGTGCGCCGCGCCAGACCACGCCAGGCAAGCCAGGCGAGCAGCGCGACCTGAAGCTGGAAATGAAAGTGCTGGCCGACGTGGGCCTGCTGGGCTTGCCGAACGCCGGTAAAAGTACCTTCATTCGCTCGGTGTCGGCAGCCAAGCCGAAAGTGGCCGACTACCCGTTCACCACCTTGGTGCCGAACCTGGGTGTGGTCAGTGTCGACCGCTGGAAGAGCTTCGTCATCGCCGACATCCCGGGGTTGATCGAAGGCGCTTCCGAAGGGGCTGGCCTGGGGATTCGCTTCCTCAAGCACTTGTCCCGTACCCGCCTGTTGCTGCACCTCGTCGATATGGCGCCGCTGGATGAAACCAGTGCTGCCGATGCCGCCGAAGTCATCGTCAACGAGCTGACCAAGTTCAGCCCGGCCTTGGCCGAGCGTGACCGCTGGCTGGTGCTGAACAAATGCGACCAGATTCTCGAGGAAGAGCATGAGGAGCGGGTCAAGGAGATCGTCGATCGCCTGGAGTGGGAAGGTCCGGTCTATGTGATCTCGGCCATTGCCAAAGAAGGCACCGAGCGTCTTTGCCATGACATCATGCGTTACCTGGAAGATCGTGCCGACCGCTTGGCCAACGACCCGGCCTACAAGGAAGAACTGGCCGAACTCGACCAGCGCATCGAAGACGAGGCGCGCGCCCAATTGCAGGCGCTGGACGACCAGCGTGCGTTGCGCCGCAGCGGCGTCAAGTCGGTCCATGACATCGGTGACGACGATTGGGATGAAGAAGACGTGGATGACGAAGACGGTCCGGAAATCATCTACGTGCGCGAC
This is a stretch of genomic DNA from Pseudomonas marvdashtae. It encodes these proteins:
- the cgtA gene encoding Obg family GTPase CgtA: MKFVDEVSIRVKAGDGGNGCMSFRREKFIENGGPNGGDGGDGGSIYMLADENLNTLVDYRYTRHFDAERGSNGGSTDCTGKKGEDLILRVPVGTTVIDSATQEVIGDLTKAGQRLLVAHGGWHGLGNTRFKSSTNRAPRQTTPGKPGEQRDLKLEMKVLADVGLLGLPNAGKSTFIRSVSAAKPKVADYPFTTLVPNLGVVSVDRWKSFVIADIPGLIEGASEGAGLGIRFLKHLSRTRLLLHLVDMAPLDETSAADAAEVIVNELTKFSPALAERDRWLVLNKCDQILEEEHEERVKEIVDRLEWEGPVYVISAIAKEGTERLCHDIMRYLEDRADRLANDPAYKEELAELDQRIEDEARAQLQALDDQRALRRSGVKSVHDIGDDDWDEEDVDDEDGPEIIYVRD